A part of Setaria viridis chromosome 8, Setaria_viridis_v4.0, whole genome shotgun sequence genomic DNA contains:
- the LOC117834039 gene encoding aquaporin SIP1-1, with product MAMGAAAARAAAADAVVTFLWVLCASALGATTAAVTSLLGVAQEEGGGGHYALLVTASLLAALLFAFDLLCGALGGASFNPTDFAASYAAGLDSPSLFSVALRFPAQAAGAVGGALAISELMPEQYKHTLAAAGPALKVDPHTGAVAEGVLTFVITLAVLWIIVKGPRNPVLKTMLLSVSIVSLILAGAEYTGPSMNPANAFGWAYVNNWHNTWEQLYVYWICPFIGAMLAGWVFRAVFLPSAPKPKTKKA from the exons atggcgatgggggcggcggcggcgcgcgcggcggccgcggacgcCGTGGTGACGTTCCTGTGGGTGCTGTGCGCCTCCGCGCTCGGCGCCACGACGGCGGCCGTCACGTCGCTTCTGGGGGTGGCgcaggaggagggcggcggcggccactaCGCGCTCCTCGTGACCGCGTCCCTCCTCGCGGCGCTCCTCTTCGCCTTCGACCTCCTCTGCGGCGCGCTCGGCGGCGCCAGCTTCAACCCCACCGACTTCGCCGCCTCCTacgccgccggcctcgacaGCCCCTCCCTCTTCTCTGTCGCGCTCCGCTTCCCCGCGCAG GCCGCcggcgcggtgggcggcgccCTGGCGATCTCGGAGCTGATGCCGGAGCAGTACAAGCACAcgctcgcggcggcggggccggcacTCAAGGTGGATCCACAtaccggcgccgtcgccgaagGGGTGCTCACCTTCGTCATCACCCTGGCCGTGCTCTGGATCATCGTCAAGGGGCCCCGGAATCCCGTCCTCAAGACCATGCTGCTCTCGGTCTCCATCGTTAGCCTCATCCTCGCCGGGGCAGAGTACACGGGTCCTTCCATGAACCCAGCCAAC GCATTTGGCTGGGCATACGTTAACAATTGGCACAACACATGGGAGCAGCTATATGTGTACTGGATATGCCCCTTTATTGGGGCCATGCTTGCTGGATGGGTCTTCAGAGCGGTGTTCCTACCATCAGCACCTAAGCCGAAGACCAAGAAAGCGTGA